From the genome of Pseudomonas sp. AB6, one region includes:
- a CDS encoding aldo/keto reductase family oxidoreductase, translating to MSDISTAGTYLLGDRTVNRMGYGAMQLAGPQVFGPPKDPKAAVAVLREALAAGVNHFDTADFYGPHVTNQIIREALHPYAQDLVIVTKVGAQRGADASWNPAQTPAELTRAVHDNLSNLGLDVLEVVNFRAWGDIHSPSEESIEEQFTALAELQRQGLIRHLGLSNVTATQVKQAQGIADIVCVQNHYNLSHRHDEQLIAELGAQGIAYVPFFPMGGFTPLQSDVLSSVAVKLGASPLCVALAWLLQRAPNILLIPGTSSVAHLRENLSASELMIGAQLLGELEGVV from the coding sequence ATGAGCGACATCAGCACAGCAGGCACCTATTTACTCGGCGACCGGACAGTTAATCGGATGGGCTACGGTGCAATGCAGTTGGCGGGTCCGCAAGTATTCGGTCCGCCTAAAGACCCGAAAGCGGCAGTCGCCGTACTACGCGAAGCCTTGGCAGCCGGGGTAAACCACTTTGATACGGCCGACTTCTACGGACCGCATGTCACCAACCAGATCATCCGCGAAGCCTTGCACCCCTACGCTCAGGACTTGGTGATCGTGACCAAGGTCGGCGCCCAGCGTGGAGCTGACGCCTCATGGAACCCGGCACAAACCCCAGCCGAATTGACCCGCGCCGTGCATGACAACCTGAGCAACTTGGGTCTAGACGTACTGGAAGTGGTGAACTTTCGGGCGTGGGGCGATATTCACTCGCCCTCCGAAGAGTCCATCGAAGAACAGTTCACCGCCCTGGCCGAATTGCAACGCCAAGGCCTCATTCGCCATCTGGGACTGAGCAACGTCACGGCAACGCAGGTCAAGCAAGCGCAGGGCATTGCCGACATCGTTTGCGTCCAGAACCACTACAACCTGTCCCACCGGCATGACGAACAACTCATCGCCGAGTTGGGCGCGCAGGGCATCGCCTATGTGCCGTTCTTCCCCATGGGTGGGTTTACACCGCTGCAATCGGACGTTCTTTCGAGCGTTGCTGTGAAGTTGGGTGCTTCACCGCTGTGTGTGGCGCTGGCCTGGTTGCTGCAGCGAGCGCCAAATATTTTGCTGATTCCGGGGACGTCGTCCGTGGCGCATTTGCGGGAGAATTTGTCTGCGAGTGAGTTGATGATTGGGGCGCAATTGTTGGGTGAGCTGGAGGGGGTGGTTTAG
- a CDS encoding glucose 1-dehydrogenase: MSHLSGKVAIVTGSSKGIGAAIAERLAADGAKVVVNYSRSAEDADKVVQRIVSTGGEAFACRADISNPSDIAPLIEAAVGAFGRLDILINNAGVYKQDSLEALSAESFDEHFNLNVRGLLLTTQAAARVMKAGSVIVNISSGLAHSPYPSVHVYCATKGAVNTLTRSLAMELGPRGIRVVGIAPGFVHTEGNAESAKGMDEFFTAKTPMGRVGKPKDIAASVAYVVSEDAAWVTGNTIDVAGGMIF; the protein is encoded by the coding sequence ATGAGTCATTTATCTGGAAAAGTCGCTATTGTCACAGGCTCCTCGAAGGGTATAGGTGCGGCTATCGCTGAGCGCTTGGCCGCTGATGGCGCCAAAGTTGTCGTCAATTACTCACGCAGCGCCGAAGACGCGGATAAAGTTGTGCAACGCATCGTCTCGACAGGTGGCGAAGCCTTTGCGTGCAGGGCTGACATTTCCAATCCGTCGGATATTGCGCCGTTGATTGAGGCCGCAGTCGGGGCGTTCGGGCGCCTGGATATTCTGATCAATAATGCGGGTGTGTATAAGCAGGACTCGCTTGAGGCGTTGAGTGCCGAAAGTTTCGATGAGCACTTCAACCTGAACGTACGCGGATTGCTGCTTACAACCCAAGCAGCCGCACGGGTAATGAAGGCCGGTTCGGTTATCGTCAATATCAGCTCGGGTCTGGCTCATAGCCCGTACCCAAGCGTACATGTGTATTGCGCCACCAAAGGCGCGGTAAACACATTGACCCGCTCTCTCGCTATGGAGTTGGGCCCCCGAGGCATACGCGTGGTTGGCATCGCGCCGGGGTTTGTGCACACGGAGGGTAATGCGGAATCGGCCAAAGGCATGGATGAATTCTTTACCGCCAAGACCCCCATGGGGCGTGTGGGTAAACCCAAGGATATTGCGGCATCGGTGGCTTATGTGGTGTCTGAGGATGCCGCCTGGGTGACGGGCAATACCATCGATGTAGCGGGAGGGATGATTTTCTAG
- a CDS encoding LysR family transcriptional regulator, with translation MATDIQDLLAFVAVVNAGGFREGARASGKSASSLSDGVRRMEARLGVRLLNRTTRSVAPTEAGARLMERIVPALGEVESALDVVNEFRERPSGTLKLNVPVSAARLVLPGIITPFLHAYPDIRLEVIVEESFVDMLAAGCDAGIRYDERLEQDMIAVPIGPRFQRFATAASPAYLNARGRPQHPRDLLDHACLRGKFPSGSMPPWEYERDGETLRVDPTGPLIVRVGGAVDLAVQAAIDGLGIVYLFEDWLRPYLDVGVLEPVLEPWWQNFTGPFLYYPGRRYVPSPLRAFVDFIKAN, from the coding sequence ATGGCGACAGATATTCAAGACTTGCTGGCGTTTGTGGCCGTGGTGAACGCCGGCGGATTTCGCGAGGGCGCCCGTGCGAGTGGGAAATCGGCCTCAAGTCTCAGCGACGGGGTCCGACGCATGGAAGCTCGGCTCGGCGTGCGCTTGCTCAATCGCACCACCCGCAGCGTGGCACCAACGGAGGCTGGCGCACGATTGATGGAACGCATCGTCCCCGCACTGGGCGAGGTCGAATCGGCGCTTGATGTGGTCAACGAGTTTCGCGAACGGCCGTCGGGCACCCTGAAGCTGAACGTCCCCGTCAGCGCCGCACGACTGGTACTTCCAGGAATTATCACGCCGTTCCTGCACGCCTACCCCGATATCCGCTTGGAGGTGATCGTCGAAGAGAGCTTCGTTGACATGCTCGCGGCGGGTTGTGACGCGGGCATTCGCTACGATGAGCGACTTGAACAGGACATGATCGCCGTTCCTATCGGCCCACGCTTTCAACGTTTCGCAACTGCCGCATCGCCGGCCTATCTGAATGCCAGAGGTCGGCCCCAACATCCTCGCGACCTGCTCGATCACGCCTGCCTGCGAGGCAAGTTTCCCAGCGGCTCGATGCCACCCTGGGAATACGAACGTGACGGCGAAACTCTCCGCGTCGACCCCACGGGTCCGTTGATTGTCAGGGTGGGAGGTGCCGTGGACTTGGCGGTACAGGCTGCGATTGACGGCTTGGGCATCGTTTACTTATTCGAGGACTGGCTGCGGCCTTACTTGGACGTTGGGGTACTGGAACCAGTACTTGAGCCCTGGTGGCAGAACTTTACCGGACCATTTTTGTATTACCCAGGGCGCCGCTACGTGCCCTCTCCCCTTAGAGCATTTGTGGACTTTATTAAGGCCAATTGA
- a CDS encoding NAD(P)H-dependent oxidoreductase, producing the protein MTDTSPLTIAVLLGSVRSDRQGIKAARLLLAALEKRGHEAVLVDPMVTRLPLLDRMYKEYPKGSAPAELEQLATLYRRADGFLLVSAEYNHGVPPALKNLLDHFLEEYMWRPSAITCYSAGRFGGVRAAMQLRMILGELGMPSIPSLFSIPNIGDALADDGQPKEKRTTKQMNRFLDEFEWYAQALRRQRANGMPY; encoded by the coding sequence ATGACCGACACCTCGCCCCTGACCATCGCTGTATTACTGGGCTCCGTGCGTTCCGATCGTCAAGGCATCAAAGCCGCTCGCTTGCTCTTGGCAGCGCTTGAAAAGCGTGGGCACGAGGCGGTTCTCGTAGACCCTATGGTGACTCGCCTGCCTCTGCTGGACCGCATGTATAAGGAATACCCCAAAGGCTCGGCACCGGCCGAGCTGGAGCAACTTGCCACTCTTTACCGCCGTGCCGATGGTTTTCTGTTGGTGAGCGCGGAATACAATCACGGCGTCCCGCCAGCGCTGAAAAATCTGCTTGACCACTTTCTCGAAGAGTACATGTGGCGCCCTTCCGCAATCACTTGTTATTCCGCAGGAAGGTTTGGCGGCGTGCGAGCCGCCATGCAACTGCGCATGATCTTGGGAGAATTGGGCATGCCGAGCATACCCAGCCTGTTTTCCATACCTAACATCGGCGATGCCTTGGCTGATGACGGACAGCCCAAGGAAAAACGCACAACTAAACAAATGAACAGATTTCTGGATGAGTTTGAATGGTATGCGCAGGCTTTGAGACGTCAACGAGCGAATGGGATGCCTTATTGA
- a CDS encoding magnesium and cobalt transport protein CorA gives MGRVVAAAVYSAGKKVANISLDEGAEWAAKPGHFVWIGLEQPNVEELSKLQRQFHLHELAIEDALEKHSRPKLETFGDALFIVTYSPIRENGKLEFIETHIFAGKGYVITSRNGHSKSYGLVRQRCEARPLLLEHGEDFVLYALLDFVTECYQPVTEAIHAELDVLENGVVGGVLNEADILSIHSLRRDVLRLRRYVAPMVEIGEELQKLAFPFIDKNMRPYFRDVEIHVTRQMEDLANLRDIASQTIEIGLLLESSRQSIVQRKFAAWAAILAFPTAIAGIYGMNFQNMPELSWHYGYFAVLGFIVAGCVGLYASFKRSGWL, from the coding sequence ATGGGCCGAGTCGTTGCTGCTGCGGTTTACAGCGCCGGAAAAAAGGTTGCCAATATCTCCCTTGACGAGGGCGCCGAATGGGCCGCAAAGCCGGGGCATTTTGTTTGGATTGGCCTGGAACAACCTAACGTTGAGGAACTGAGTAAGTTGCAACGTCAGTTTCATTTACACGAACTGGCAATCGAAGACGCCCTCGAAAAACATAGCCGCCCCAAGTTGGAAACTTTTGGTGACGCGCTCTTTATCGTGACCTACTCGCCGATCCGCGAGAACGGCAAACTTGAATTTATCGAAACTCATATCTTTGCCGGTAAAGGTTATGTCATCACGTCGCGCAACGGTCACTCCAAATCCTATGGACTGGTTCGTCAGCGCTGTGAAGCAAGGCCATTGCTTTTGGAGCACGGCGAGGACTTCGTGTTATATGCGCTGCTGGATTTTGTCACTGAGTGCTATCAGCCAGTGACCGAGGCGATCCATGCTGAACTGGACGTACTTGAAAATGGCGTAGTGGGTGGTGTGCTTAACGAAGCCGATATTCTCAGCATTCATAGCCTGCGGCGTGATGTCTTGCGATTAAGGCGCTACGTAGCGCCAATGGTGGAGATCGGTGAAGAACTTCAGAAACTGGCCTTTCCGTTTATCGACAAAAATATGCGCCCGTACTTTCGCGATGTTGAAATTCATGTCACGCGCCAGATGGAAGATCTGGCCAACCTGCGAGACATCGCTAGCCAAACCATTGAAATTGGTCTTTTGCTGGAATCCTCCCGACAAAGCATCGTGCAACGCAAGTTTGCAGCATGGGCAGCCATTTTGGCATTCCCGACGGCAATTGCCGGGATCTACGGAATGAATTTTCAGAACATGCCCGAGTTGAGCTGGCACTACGGCTACTTCGCGGTGCTCGGGTTCATCGTGGCAGGGTGCGTCGGGTTATACGCCAGCTTCAAACGGTCGGGGTGGTTATAA
- a CDS encoding LysR family transcriptional regulator, producing MQYEALLHNGVLPAELLPGIAAFAQVARHGSFTKAAAQMGVSPSALSQTLRNFEARLGVRLLERSTRRVGVTEIGQRFLHQAQPGLAALASAIEDVNELRDKPTGLLRLNLSRTAADILLMPHLLAFIDTYPDITVEIHCDNALLDVVAGGFDAGIRVGENLAQDVVAVPLGGPHRIATVAAPSYLLGREHPRKPEDLDQHRCLNIRLTGAIYRWDYNHKGQAVAFQPRGPLITNDVDTLMQAIRAGAGIGCAFEAQVQPDIDSGKLVPLLGPWWPSVSAFYLYYPSRIHVPRKLRVFIEFMQNCWNR from the coding sequence ATGCAGTATGAAGCACTGCTTCACAATGGCGTCCTGCCTGCGGAGCTATTGCCGGGTATCGCCGCATTTGCCCAAGTAGCAAGACACGGGAGTTTTACTAAGGCGGCCGCGCAGATGGGGGTATCACCATCTGCCCTTTCTCAAACCTTACGTAACTTTGAAGCGCGCCTTGGCGTTCGGCTGTTGGAACGCTCGACGCGGCGGGTCGGAGTTACCGAAATAGGTCAGCGATTTCTTCACCAAGCACAACCGGGTCTAGCTGCATTGGCCTCAGCCATAGAAGATGTCAACGAGTTGCGGGACAAACCCACTGGGCTGCTGCGCCTCAATCTCTCGCGCACCGCTGCCGACATTTTGCTAATGCCTCATTTGCTGGCGTTTATCGATACCTACCCGGACATCACCGTGGAGATCCATTGCGATAACGCCCTATTGGACGTCGTCGCAGGCGGCTTCGATGCGGGTATACGCGTGGGCGAGAACCTTGCCCAGGATGTTGTCGCTGTCCCCCTAGGCGGCCCTCATCGCATTGCCACTGTCGCAGCCCCCAGCTACTTACTTGGCCGTGAACATCCACGCAAACCTGAAGACCTTGACCAGCACCGCTGCCTCAACATCCGTTTAACCGGCGCAATATACCGCTGGGACTACAATCACAAAGGTCAGGCCGTAGCATTCCAACCCCGTGGGCCCCTAATTACCAATGACGTTGACACACTGATGCAAGCCATACGCGCCGGTGCAGGAATTGGCTGCGCATTCGAAGCGCAGGTTCAACCGGACATCGACAGCGGCAAGCTAGTGCCCTTGCTCGGACCTTGGTGGCCCAGCGTCTCTGCCTTTTATCTCTACTACCCCAGCCGAATTCACGTACCGCGCAAACTGCGAGTTTTCATTGAATTTATGCAGAATTGTTGGAACCGATGA
- a CDS encoding DUF6388 family protein, which produces MDALDFNEAALAKYITTNPGLQEEIKDLSPEEQKQQTQWAFEDEAEDQGIEPWELALQLVAENPEQLKAMRLEAHTQVAQTLGMDWAEYCELNDIQE; this is translated from the coding sequence ATGGACGCATTAGACTTCAATGAAGCCGCACTGGCGAAATACATCACCACCAACCCAGGCCTGCAGGAAGAGATAAAAGACCTCAGCCCTGAGGAACAAAAGCAGCAAACTCAATGGGCGTTCGAAGACGAAGCCGAAGATCAAGGCATCGAACCTTGGGAGCTGGCATTGCAGTTGGTCGCAGAAAACCCTGAGCAGTTGAAAGCCATGCGTCTTGAAGCGCATACCCAAGTCGCCCAAACGCTGGGAATGGACTGGGCGGAATATTGTGAGTTGAACGATATTCAGGAATGA
- a CDS encoding amidotransferase, whose amino-acid sequence MSLRICILETDVLRPELVDQFQGYGQMFERLFSQQPVPAAFSTYNVMQGVYPADDEQFDAYLVTGSKADSFGSEPWIQTLKIYLRRRFERGDKLLGICFGHQLLALLLGGKSERAIQGWGVGTHRYALAPATPWMTPIIDDLTLLISHQDQVTALPDNATVIASSEFCPFAAYHINHQVLCFQGHPEFIHDYSRALLDIRQQALGEVLYSDAIASLEFEHQGTTVAEWMMRFVAHKVEVEDV is encoded by the coding sequence ATGTCGTTACGCATCTGCATTTTGGAAACTGATGTCCTGCGGCCGGAGCTGGTCGATCAATTTCAGGGTTATGGGCAAATGTTCGAACGGTTGTTTTCACAGCAGCCAGTTCCTGCAGCGTTCAGCACCTACAACGTCATGCAGGGTGTTTATCCTGCCGATGACGAACAGTTCGATGCGTACCTGGTGACGGGTAGCAAGGCTGATTCATTTGGCAGTGAGCCCTGGATTCAGACGCTGAAAATCTATCTGAGGCGGCGCTTCGAGCGCGGTGATAAGTTACTGGGTATCTGTTTTGGCCATCAATTATTAGCGTTGCTGCTGGGCGGTAAAAGTGAACGCGCAATCCAGGGCTGGGGCGTTGGCACTCATCGCTACGCGCTGGCTCCTGCCACACCGTGGATGACCCCTATTATTGATGACCTGACATTGTTGATCAGTCATCAGGATCAGGTAACTGCACTCCCGGACAATGCTACGGTGATAGCCTCAAGTGAGTTTTGCCCGTTTGCCGCCTACCACATCAATCATCAGGTGCTGTGTTTTCAAGGCCACCCTGAATTTATCCATGATTATTCCCGTGCCTTACTGGACATCCGCCAGCAAGCGCTTGGCGAAGTTCTTTACAGCGACGCAATTGCCAGCTTGGAATTTGAGCATCAGGGCACAACAGTGGCTGAATGGATGATGCGCTTTGTGGCGCATAAAGTTGAGGTCGAAGACGTCTGA
- a CDS encoding alpha-E domain-containing protein, giving the protein MLSRTASDLYWMSRYLERAENLARMLDVSYSLSLMPQDGQDDGLHEIAMPLLITGTLDDYVERRGELHAERLLHFFALDATNPASIYSCLGAARASAHAVRGRITADMWENINATWLEIRGIADQGLSRYGISRFCEWVKERSHLFRGATYGTIMRHDAFRFIRLGTFIERADNTLRLLDARYEMLELRGHDTEEVADTTAHGYYQWSALLRALSSFEAYTELYRDAPGARQVAELLLLRADIPRSLRACMEEIDETLASLSGTNGRPAQRLAAQLEARLRYTGIDEILGEGLHKWLNEFIPLVAQLGNAIHTSYLEAA; this is encoded by the coding sequence ATGCTAAGTAGAACTGCCTCGGATTTATATTGGATGTCGCGATACCTGGAGCGAGCGGAAAATCTTGCCCGGATGCTCGACGTCAGTTATTCGCTGTCGCTAATGCCGCAGGACGGGCAAGACGATGGTTTGCATGAAATTGCCATGCCGCTGCTAATTACCGGAACGCTTGACGATTACGTGGAGCGCCGCGGTGAGTTGCACGCTGAACGTTTGTTGCACTTCTTTGCCCTTGATGCAACCAACCCGGCCAGCATCTATAGCTGCTTGGGCGCGGCGCGGGCCAGTGCCCATGCGGTACGTGGCCGAATCACGGCGGACATGTGGGAAAACATTAATGCTACTTGGCTGGAGATTCGCGGTATCGCTGATCAGGGCTTGAGCCGTTACGGCATTAGCCGGTTTTGCGAATGGGTCAAGGAGCGCTCCCATCTGTTTCGGGGTGCGACGTATGGCACCATCATGCGCCATGACGCATTCCGCTTTATTCGGCTAGGGACGTTCATCGAGCGCGCCGACAATACCTTGCGCCTGTTGGACGCCCGCTACGAGATGCTTGAATTACGCGGGCACGATACTGAAGAAGTGGCAGACACCACGGCCCATGGTTACTACCAATGGAGCGCGTTGTTGCGGGCGCTGTCGTCGTTTGAAGCCTATACCGAACTGTATCGGGATGCGCCGGGTGCGCGCCAAGTGGCCGAACTATTGCTGTTGCGTGCGGATATCCCTCGTTCGCTACGCGCTTGCATGGAGGAGATTGACGAGACGCTGGCCAGCTTGTCTGGGACCAACGGTCGTCCGGCCCAACGCTTGGCAGCTCAGTTGGAGGCGCGTCTGCGTTACACCGGCATTGATGAGATTCTCGGTGAGGGTTTGCATAAATGGTTGAACGAATTTATTCCGCTGGTAGCCCAATTGGGTAACGCTATCCACACTTCGTACCTGGAGGCTGCATGA
- a CDS encoding circularly permuted type 2 ATP-grasp protein, translated as MTRTFYDEMYDAGGLVRPHYREFARWLGETPPELLAQRRREADLLFHRAGITFTLYGDDQGTERLIPFDTIPRSIPASEWRFVERGCIQRVKALNMFLADLYHDQRIIKAGIIPAEQVLANEQYQLAMQGLNLHRDIYSHVSGVDLVRDGDGTYYVLEDNLRTPSGVSYMLEDRKMMMRLFPELFAAQRIAPIDHYPNMLLDTLKSSSPIDNPSVVVLTPGRFNSAFFEHAFLAREMGVELVEGADLFVRDDRVFMRTTDGPKAVDVIYRRLDDAFLDPLAFNPDSMLGVPGLLSAYRSGNVVLANAIGTGVADDKSIYPYVTDMIRFYLDEEPLLQNVPTWQCRKPEELSHVLAHLPELVVKETQGSGGYGMLVGPAATAAEIESFRARLKAKPHAYIAQPTLCLSTCPTFVENGIAPRHIDLRPFVLSGRETRVVPGGLTRVALREGSLVVNSSQGGGTKDTWVVED; from the coding sequence ATGACTCGCACTTTTTATGATGAAATGTATGACGCTGGCGGCCTAGTGCGCCCGCATTATCGGGAGTTCGCCCGCTGGTTAGGTGAAACCCCGCCCGAGTTATTAGCGCAGCGCAGGCGTGAGGCCGATCTTCTGTTTCATCGTGCGGGTATCACATTCACTCTGTATGGCGATGATCAAGGCACTGAGCGGCTGATTCCTTTCGATACCATTCCACGCAGCATCCCAGCCAGCGAATGGCGCTTCGTCGAGCGCGGCTGTATTCAGCGGGTCAAGGCGTTGAATATGTTTCTCGCCGATCTCTACCACGATCAGCGAATTATCAAGGCCGGGATTATTCCCGCAGAACAGGTGCTGGCCAACGAGCAATACCAATTAGCGATGCAAGGCCTGAATCTGCACCGTGATATTTACTCGCACGTGTCAGGCGTCGATCTGGTGCGTGATGGCGATGGCACCTATTACGTGCTCGAAGACAATTTGCGTACGCCAAGCGGTGTGAGCTACATGCTCGAAGATCGCAAGATGATGATGCGCCTGTTTCCAGAGTTGTTTGCAGCGCAACGTATCGCGCCCATCGATCACTACCCGAACATGCTGCTCGACACCCTGAAAAGCTCCAGCCCTATTGATAATCCGAGCGTGGTGGTTTTGACGCCTGGCCGCTTTAACAGCGCCTTTTTCGAACACGCCTTTTTGGCGCGGGAGATGGGGGTTGAGTTGGTGGAGGGTGCTGACCTGTTCGTGCGCGATGATCGCGTGTTCATGCGCACCACCGATGGCCCTAAAGCGGTCGATGTAATTTACCGTCGCCTGGACGATGCCTTTCTCGACCCGTTGGCGTTTAACCCAGATTCGATGCTTGGCGTGCCAGGCCTTTTGTCGGCCTATCGCTCGGGTAACGTGGTGCTAGCTAACGCTATCGGCACAGGGGTTGCGGACGATAAGTCAATTTACCCCTATGTCACGGACATGATTCGTTTCTACTTAGACGAAGAACCTCTCCTGCAAAACGTTCCCACTTGGCAATGCCGCAAACCCGAAGAGTTGTCTCACGTTCTGGCTCATCTGCCAGAACTTGTGGTCAAGGAAACCCAGGGGTCAGGCGGTTACGGGATGTTGGTTGGTCCGGCGGCTACGGCGGCAGAGATCGAGTCGTTTCGGGCGCGGCTCAAGGCCAAGCCGCACGCATATATCGCACAGCCCACTTTATGCTTGTCGACTTGCCCGACATTTGTCGAAAACGGCATCGCCCCGCGCCACATCGACTTACGCCCGTTTGTTCTTTCCGGCCGTGAAACCCGGGTCGTTCCTGGTGGCCTTACTCGAGTGGCGCTGCGTGAAGGCTCACTCGTCGTAAACTCGTCTCAGGGCGGTGGAACCAAGGACACTTGGGTGGTTGAGGATTAA
- a CDS encoding transglutaminase family protein yields MRLSISHETTYHYEDQVRASIQYLRLTPHDSERQHVLSWQLTLPRPVRAQVDPFGNILHVLTLDEPHEAIIIGARGQVEIDEKTESEHESQSALPFLRFTRLTEPDEAIRVFAAMQCQQRKDRTALIDLMHGLNHYMTYTPGSTEVDTSAAEAFAGKAGVCQDHTHAFLAGVRSLGIPARYVSGYLYSEDSEHLASHAWAEAWIDDAWYSFDVTNQLSRPERHLKLAVGLDYLDACPVRGMRRGGGCEQMHAKVSVSPIRATQTQQQS; encoded by the coding sequence ATGAGGCTCTCAATTAGCCACGAAACTACGTATCACTATGAAGACCAGGTCCGTGCCAGTATCCAATACCTGCGGCTAACGCCACACGACAGCGAACGCCAGCATGTACTCAGCTGGCAACTGACACTGCCACGCCCGGTGCGCGCGCAGGTAGATCCTTTCGGCAACATCCTCCATGTGCTGACGCTTGATGAGCCACACGAGGCAATTATTATCGGCGCCCGTGGTCAGGTTGAAATCGACGAGAAAACTGAATCCGAACACGAAAGTCAATCGGCGCTGCCGTTCTTGCGTTTTACCCGCCTGACCGAACCCGATGAAGCCATACGTGTCTTTGCCGCCATGCAATGCCAACAGCGTAAAGACCGCACAGCGCTGATCGATTTGATGCATGGCTTGAACCACTACATGACATACACGCCCGGTTCGACTGAAGTCGATACCAGTGCCGCGGAGGCATTCGCCGGCAAAGCAGGTGTGTGTCAGGACCATACCCATGCATTTCTCGCCGGTGTTCGCAGCCTGGGCATCCCAGCGCGGTATGTGTCGGGCTACTTGTATAGCGAAGACAGCGAACACCTCGCCAGTCATGCCTGGGCAGAAGCCTGGATTGATGACGCCTGGTACAGTTTTGACGTTACCAATCAGCTGTCGCGACCTGAGCGTCACTTGAAGTTGGCTGTGGGTTTGGACTATCTGGATGCCTGCCCGGTACGGGGCATGCGCCGCGGCGGGGGTTGCGAGCAAATGCACGCCAAAGTATCAGTTTCGCCGATCCGCGCTACCCAGACGCAACAGCAAAGTTGA
- a CDS encoding crotonase/enoyl-CoA hydratase family protein, giving the protein MSELISYSLEDGIATLTLSNGKVNAISPEVITAFNAALDQAEQDRAVVIITGQPGILSGGYDLKIMMTGPVNAINLVTAGSSLARRLLAHPFPVIIACPGHAIAKGAFLLLSVDYRIGVDGPFNIGLNEVQIGMTMHHAGIELARDRLSKSALHRSVINGEMFDPKSAVDAGFLDKVVSAEDLQRTARAAASQLKKINMIAHKQTKLKVRKALLDALDESIKLDQQHSVVG; this is encoded by the coding sequence ATGAGTGAGTTGATTTCGTACAGCCTGGAAGACGGCATCGCCACCCTGACCCTGAGTAACGGCAAGGTCAATGCAATATCCCCGGAGGTGATCACCGCCTTTAACGCGGCACTGGATCAAGCCGAGCAAGACCGCGCCGTGGTCATCATTACCGGCCAACCTGGCATTCTCTCGGGGGGGTATGACCTAAAGATCATGATGACCGGCCCGGTAAACGCAATCAATTTGGTCACGGCTGGTTCGAGTTTGGCACGACGACTGCTGGCGCACCCGTTCCCGGTGATCATTGCTTGTCCCGGCCACGCTATAGCCAAAGGCGCGTTTCTGCTGTTGTCGGTGGACTACCGCATCGGGGTCGACGGCCCCTTTAACATTGGTTTGAATGAAGTACAAATTGGCATGACCATGCACCATGCCGGCATTGAATTGGCGCGGGACCGTCTGAGTAAATCCGCGCTTCATCGCTCAGTAATCAATGGCGAAATGTTCGACCCGAAAAGTGCAGTGGATGCGGGCTTCCTCGATAAAGTGGTCAGCGCCGAAGATCTGCAACGTACCGCACGAGCCGCTGCATCGCAGTTAAAGAAGATCAACATGATCGCTCACAAGCAAACCAAATTAAAAGTGCGCAAAGCCTTGCTGGACGCTCTGGACGAGTCCATCAAGCTGGACCAGCAACACTCAGTGGTCGGATAG